TCAGAACGATGGGCAGGTCCGACCATGCGGGCTGTTGCTCGATCAATGCGAACAACGGTTCGACATCACTGCCCAGCAACGCCTCGGAGGAGATCAGCAATAATCCGGCGCCATGCTCCAGTTCGGCGCAAAGGCCGACCAGGTCACGGGTGATGACGCCGGCATAACCCGCTTCATTGAGCATCATCAGGGCAATCTGGCTGTCACGTCCCAGTGGCGCGAGGATGATCGCGCGTTCGGACGTCGCTTCCTGGACCATCACGGAATTTCATCCCCGAGCAAAGGATTGCTCGCACCCAGATAAGTCGGGACGCCGCGCAATACACCCTGGAACGCGTCCAGCGGTTCGCCGATGGTCATGCCCTTGGAGCTGATGCGGTATTCGCGAATGGTCGATTCATGGCTGCCGGTGCGTTTCTTGATGATCGAGATCGCCCGGCGGACCTTGCCCAGCGCTTCGAAATAGCGCAACAAAATGACGGTATCGGCGAGGTAGGTAATGTCCACGGGCGCTTGCATGTCACCGACCAGCCCATGTTGGGCTACGGTCATGAAGGTCGCGGCGCCCCGGCGATTGAGGTACAGCAACAACTCGTGCATGTGCAGCACCAGAGCGTTCTCTTCGGGCATTGCGGCCTGATAGCCATTGATGCTGTCGATCACCACGGTTTTGATATCGCGCTCATCGACGCACCGACGAACCCGGTAGGAAAGCTCGCCAGGGGACAGCTCGGCGGCATCGACTTGTTCTATATGCAGGTTGCCGGTGTCTTGCAGGGCCTTGAGGTCAATCCCCATGTTTTTCATGCGCTCGAACAGCAGGCCCAGCTCTTCATCGAAAATGAACAGTGCGGCTTTCTCGCCCCGGGCCACGGCGGCGGCGGCGAAGATCATCGAGATCAGTGATTTGCCGGTGCCGGCGGGGCCAAGGATCAATGTGCTCGAACCGGTTTCTATACCGCCGCCGAGCAGGGCGTCCATCTCCTTGATGCCGCTGGTCAACTGCTGGCGGATATACCCTCCACGGTGTTCGGCGGCCACCAGACGCGGGAACACATGTACGCCGTCGCCCATGATGGTGAAGTCATGGAAGCCGCCGCGGTATTTCTGGCCGCGATACTTCACCACGCGGATGCGCCGGCGCTCGGCGCCATAGTTGGGGGTCAATTCTTCCAGGCGAATCACGCCGTGCGCGACACTGTGCACGGTCTTGTCGAGGGACTCGGTGGTCAGGTCGTCCAGCAACACCACCGTGGCGTCATAGCGCACGAAATAGTGTTTGATCGCGAGGATCTGGCGACGGTAGCGCAGGGAGCTTTGTGCCAGCAGCCGGATTTCAGAAAGGCTGTCGAGCACGACGCGAGTCGGCTTGACCCGCTCGACCACTTCGAAAATCTGCTTGGTGGCTTCACCCAGCTCAAGGTCCGAGGAATACAAAAGGCTCTGCTGATGCTCGGCATTGAGCAGGCTTTCCGGCGGCGTCAGCTCGAAGATGTGGATGTTTTCATCCAGCTCCCAGCCATGGGACAACGCCCCTTGACGCAGTTCGCGTTCGGTTTCGGACAGGGTGATGTACAACGAGCGCTCTCCGGCTCTGGCGCCGGCCAACAGAAAATGCAAAGCGACGGTGGTTTTGCCGGTTCCGGGCTCGCCCTCCAGCAAAAACACGTGACCGCGGGACAATCCACCGGCCAGGATGTCATCCAGACCTTCGATGCCGGTGGCGGCTTTTGCACTGAACAACTCGTTAGATGTAGACAAAAAATGCCCTCTCATGACTAGGGGAAGCGAGGCAGCAGGCCTGAAGTGCCTGAATGGACTGCCTGATCACTTGACCATTGGCCGCGAAGAGCGTTCAACACTTTTTGGGGTGGGGATTGTGCAAAAGCAAAAGATCGCAGCCTGCGGCGGATGCGTTCATCCGCAGGCTGCGATCTTTTAAAGACCTTGTTGAAGTGCCGGGTCGTCGGGGTTGAGTTGTTCAAGTTGGGCCAACAGGATCTGCACGTTTTGCAGCTGCCCGCTTTCTTTCCAGTAGTTGATCAACAAGACCCGGGCCTTGCGGTCGGCGGGGTGGCGCTGGACGATTTCCTGCAATTGTTTCTGCGCCGCTTCAAGCTCTTGCTCGTCATGCAGCGTCGTCGCCAGGTCGTAGCGATAATCCTTGTTGTCCGGCTCGAGTTCCACCGCCTTGGACAAGCCGAGCAGGGCGAACTCACTCTGACCGTGGTGCAGCAACCACATCCCCAGGGCATGTTGCAGGTAGGCGGAATCGGGCTGGGCTTTCAACTGTTTGGCCAATAGCAGCCGGGCGGCTTCGCTTTGTCCTTGCCGGTCCAGCACTTCGATCTGCATCACCAGTGCGGGCAGATTGTCGGGGGCCAGGCGCAAGGTGTTTTCAAGCGCCTGTTGCGCCGCTTTGAATTCAGCATTGTGCAGGTGCAACCGGGCCAGCTGATACTGGTTGTCGGCGCTTTCAGGCGCTTGGGTGAGCGCCTGTTCCCACGCATCGATGGCTTGCTGCAACGGTCCGAAATACAAACCGAGGTCGTCCGGCGACAACCCCAGCAGCGCGTTCACCGCAGCAAACCGGACACGTGGTTCGCTGTCATCGAGCAACGGGCCCAACAGCAGGCTGCGCTGACCGTTGGGGACCAGCCCGCTGATGCTTCTGATGGCGGCGATGCGCACATCGGCCGAGGGATGCTGCAGGTCAGCGTCCGCCAGTTTCAGGGCCACGGAACTGGGGTAGTTGGGCAGCTCGGCATGCAGCCATACGCGGCGTTTGGGGGAAATGTCAGGACGCCCCAGTTGCTGATAAAGCACGCGCGCGGCGCCCGGTTGACCAGCCCTGGCTTGCGTCAGTGCTTCGCTGTAACCACGCCTGATCGCTTCAGGCACCACAGGGGTCGTACTGCGCAGGAAGCCCCACGCAAGGCCGATGGCA
This DNA window, taken from Pseudomonas fluorescens NCIMB 11764, encodes the following:
- a CDS encoding ATPase domain-containing protein, whose amino-acid sequence is MSTSNELFSAKAATGIEGLDDILAGGLSRGHVFLLEGEPGTGKTTVALHFLLAGARAGERSLYITLSETERELRQGALSHGWELDENIHIFELTPPESLLNAEHQQSLLYSSDLELGEATKQIFEVVERVKPTRVVLDSLSEIRLLAQSSLRYRRQILAIKHYFVRYDATVVLLDDLTTESLDKTVHSVAHGVIRLEELTPNYGAERRRIRVVKYRGQKYRGGFHDFTIMGDGVHVFPRLVAAEHRGGYIRQQLTSGIKEMDALLGGGIETGSSTLILGPAGTGKSLISMIFAAAAVARGEKAALFIFDEELGLLFERMKNMGIDLKALQDTGNLHIEQVDAAELSPGELSYRVRRCVDERDIKTVVIDSINGYQAAMPEENALVLHMHELLLYLNRRGAATFMTVAQHGLVGDMQAPVDITYLADTVILLRYFEALGKVRRAISIIKKRTGSHESTIREYRISSKGMTIGEPLDAFQGVLRGVPTYLGASNPLLGDEIP
- a CDS encoding HEAT repeat domain-containing protein, translating into MPKSRRYLFISLCVLIAIGLAWGFLRSTTPVVPEAIRRGYSEALTQARAGQPGAARVLYQQLGRPDISPKRRVWLHAELPNYPSSVALKLADADLQHPSADVRIAAIRSISGLVPNGQRSLLLGPLLDDSEPRVRFAAVNALLGLSPDDLGLYFGPLQQAIDAWEQALTQAPESADNQYQLARLHLHNAEFKAAQQALENTLRLAPDNLPALVMQIEVLDRQGQSEAARLLLAKQLKAQPDSAYLQHALGMWLLHHGQSEFALLGLSKAVELEPDNKDYRYDLATTLHDEQELEAAQKQLQEIVQRHPADRKARVLLINYWKESGQLQNVQILLAQLEQLNPDDPALQQGL